The following DNA comes from Ornithobacterium rhinotracheale DSM 15997.
TTTCATATTATTTAGAGGCAAGCCAAAAAACAAAGGATTTAAAAGAATTATACGAATTACTTTTTGAAAATTATAATAGAATAATAAGTGAAAAATTATTTAAAAAATACGGCGTTTAGGCGTTGTATTTTTTTAAGGATTAATGTTTGAGTAAAACGCTCAAACTTTTTATTTAAAAACAAATGTTTGACTAAAATAATAAAACAATAATATAAATATGACAACAACAACCATTACCCAAGTAGAGGGCGTAAAGGCGCACGAATTGGCGCAAATCATAGCCCGAGAAGTTAAAAACGCAATGGCACAACCTCAACCCGAAACAATGAACCCCGAAAGGCTTTTAACACGCAAGCAAACAGCCGAAATGCTAAGTGTTACACTCGTAACCT
Coding sequences within:
- a CDS encoding helix-turn-helix domain-containing protein gives rise to the protein MTTTTITQVEGVKAHELAQIIAREVKNAMAQPQPETMNPERLLTRKQTAEMLSVTLVTLNNWKKSGVLVPYRIGNQVRYKESEVLNALQSMNPETRKR